The following proteins come from a genomic window of Candidozyma auris chromosome 4, complete sequence:
- the SSR1 gene encoding Ssr1p, which produces MHGLKLTTIAALAASVSSVLATPPACLLACVAQVEKNSKCSSLADLECICTSIGEEVEKCLDSQCPDGDADTAKKAFAASCKEQGHDVSGADSSSSSSQSDSPSSSSSAASSSADPTSSDAPSSSAAATSDAPSSSPAASSEAASSSAKSSVAASSFVSSDAPSSSAQTTADPSSTLATSSSAAASSSAGVSSFEDGGKMMAASFGAVIAGVVGALL; this is translated from the coding sequence ATGCACGGCTTGAAATTAACTACCATCGCTGCTTTAGCTGCCTCCGTCTCCCTGGTTTTGGCTACTCCCCCAGCTTGTTTGTTGGCCTGTGTTGCTCAGGTGGAGAAAAACTCCAAGTGTAGCAGCTTGGCTGACTTGGAATGTATCTGTACCTCCATTGGTGAAGAGGTTGAAAAGTGCTTAGACAGCCAGTGTCCTGACGGTGACGCTGACACTGCTAAGAAGGCCTTTGCGGCTTCGTGCAAGGAGCAAGGCCACGACGTTTCTGGTGCTGActcaagctcctcctcttcccAGAGCGACTCTCCGTCGTCCTCCTCATCTGCTGCCTCCTCATCTGCTGATCCTACCTCTTCCGATGCTCCATCCTCCTCCGCTGCTGCTACCTCCGAtgctccttcttcctccCCTGCCGCTTCTTCCGAGGccgcttcttcttccgctAAGTCTTCCgttgctgcttcttcgtTCGTCTCTTCCGATGCTCCATCTAGCAGCGCCCAGACCACCGCTGACCCATCTTCTACTTTAGCCACTTCCTCCTCTGCCGCTGCTTCTTCGTCCGCTGGCGTGAGCTCGTTTGAGGATGGTGGCAAGATGATGGCAGCCTCCTTCGGTGCTGTAATCGCCGGTGTTGTTGGTGCCTTGTTGTAA